A stretch of the Nicotiana tabacum cultivar K326 chromosome 6, ASM71507v2, whole genome shotgun sequence genome encodes the following:
- the LOC107761863 gene encoding uncharacterized protein LOC107761863 has product MLHQQQQVEVHQYQQLEVHQQQLEVHLPIAGSSTTAGSATSPSTMESGTFNPPITDPSTQQSTNVAGGPKRKTNEPRRGGANVGSKRPKTTGYGVLFDSSGTVTQRSETTDRVVHNPSTLISSALPTLNLGSNHLD; this is encoded by the exons ATGCTTCATCAACAGCAACAGGTGGAAGTGCATCAGTACCAGCAGCTGGAAGTGCATCAGCAACAGTTGGAAGTGCATCTACCAATAGCTGGATCATCAACAACAGCTGGATCAGCAACATCACCTTCAACTATGGAAAGTGGCACCTTCAATCCACCAATCACTGATCCAAGTACACAACAATCAACTAATGTTGCAGGAGGTCCAAAAAGGAAGACCAATGAGCCTAGAAGAGGTGGTGCAAATGTAGGGTCTAAGAGACCAAAGACAACAGGATATGGTGTGCTATTTGATTCAAGTGGCACTGTTACACAAAGG TCTGAAACTACTGACAGAGTGGTACACAATCCTTCTACACTCATAAGTTCTGCCCTACCAACATTGAACTTAGGTTCAAACCACCTAGACTAA